One segment of bacterium DNA contains the following:
- a CDS encoding BMP family ABC transporter substrate-binding protein yields MGRHVRPNARLVPVRNAIAALLVAALLAGPAAVSGAAAAGKTVTLAILHFSVIKGTTWSGAHHRAGLRLQQKYPNLKYVYREEVGPDSTVPFAEALIRQGANIVVGNAEFMGLPLKDIAAKYPNVYFASVVASDITQERNFIRFFPRQYQPLYLEGLVAAALTKSGHIGIVSAFPNVQVLRRTAGFFLGIQDGAKVLGKQVSVHVKYVGDWYKPTEERDAAETLVSQYGADVITQQTDSGSPLDVAQARKVWFVGKDMDIVGFYGWSNTNTVAVSFDTRWEVLYDRMIREYLAGNRTPGTLLYLGMRDTTTLADGTVEPAVDIMNDKQVGVNAISPKARGLIPPSILRLVAQRRDQMMKGQWDPFRADALVSNGTGLAVKDTPIPPKGTVVKPAGTMPSDAWLLSKFNFALDGMTILK; encoded by the coding sequence ATGGGTCGACATGTGAGGCCAAACGCGCGGCTCGTGCCGGTGCGCAACGCCATCGCGGCTCTTCTGGTCGCGGCCCTCCTCGCAGGCCCCGCGGCGGTATCCGGGGCCGCGGCCGCGGGCAAAACCGTAACCCTGGCGATCTTGCATTTTAGCGTGATCAAGGGGACCACCTGGTCCGGCGCCCACCACCGCGCCGGGCTGCGGCTCCAGCAGAAGTACCCCAATCTGAAATACGTGTACCGCGAAGAGGTCGGGCCGGACTCCACGGTGCCCTTTGCCGAGGCGCTCATCCGGCAGGGCGCCAATATCGTCGTGGGCAACGCGGAGTTCATGGGACTGCCGCTCAAAGACATCGCGGCCAAGTACCCGAACGTCTACTTCGCCTCCGTGGTGGCCAGCGACATCACCCAGGAGCGGAATTTCATCCGGTTCTTCCCGCGGCAGTATCAGCCGCTGTACCTCGAGGGGCTCGTGGCCGCGGCGCTGACGAAGAGCGGGCACATCGGAATCGTCTCCGCCTTCCCGAACGTCCAGGTCCTCCGCCGTACGGCCGGGTTCTTCCTCGGCATCCAGGACGGCGCCAAGGTACTCGGCAAGCAGGTCAGCGTGCACGTGAAGTACGTCGGCGACTGGTACAAGCCGACCGAGGAGCGGGACGCGGCTGAGACGCTGGTGAGCCAGTACGGCGCGGACGTCATCACGCAGCAGACGGACTCGGGATCGCCGCTGGACGTGGCGCAGGCGCGCAAGGTCTGGTTCGTGGGCAAGGACATGGACATTGTGGGATTTTACGGCTGGTCCAACACGAATACCGTGGCCGTGTCGTTCGACACCCGCTGGGAAGTCTTGTACGACCGCATGATCCGGGAGTATCTCGCCGGCAACCGGACGCCCGGCACGCTCCTGTACCTTGGGATGCGCGACACCACGACCCTGGCCGACGGCACGGTCGAGCCCGCCGTGGACATCATGAACGACAAGCAGGTCGGGGTGAACGCCATCAGCCCGAAGGCCCGCGGCCTCATCCCCCCGTCGATCCTCCGACTGGTGGCGCAGCGGCGGGACCAGATGATGAAGGGCCAGTGGGATCCGTTCCGCGCCGACGCCCTCGTCAGCAACGGCACCGGCCTGGCGGTGAAAGACACGCCCATCCCGCCAAAGGGGACCGTGGTGAAACCGGCCGGCACGATGCCGTCCGACGCCTGGCTCCTGTCCAAGTTCAACTTCGCGCTCGACGGCATGACGATCCTCAAGTAG
- a CDS encoding ABC transporter ATP-binding protein, whose product MILEARGITKRFPGLLALDRVDLEVRAGEVHAVVGQNGAGKTTLMKILFGLVQPDEGEIYLRGRRVHVRSPQDAMAQGIGMVHQTRRLVASHTVFENLILGHPRSGGFIRLRRAREEVDALCRRHGLAVDLGAKVWQLAEGQKQWVEILKALYAGARILILDEPTSALTPPEVTALLGALRALVRDQGVTVLLVTHKLPIALAASRTVTVLRAGQVVARMDAAEATEQALIRHMIGHDVSVNAAEGRRETRRPVLRVEGLSARSDKGLPALRDVSFALDEGEILGVAGVTGNGQDELAQVLAGLRPALSGRVLFEGRDVTRSAPAHRWRMGIGYVPAERLEVASIAAFSLVENVALNYHFDPGFHRRGLFDYPGLERLTRHILSTFDVKARHPHAPAHHLSGGNLQKLIMGRVLSRTPRLLIAHLPTQGLDVQAIAFVRGKLLEARAQGAAVLLISEDLDEILTLSDRVAPMYEGRLVAFLPRKRADADTVGAMMAGVP is encoded by the coding sequence GTGATCCTCGAGGCCCGCGGGATCACCAAGCGGTTTCCCGGGCTGCTGGCGCTGGACCGCGTGGACCTCGAGGTCCGCGCCGGGGAAGTACACGCCGTCGTGGGTCAAAACGGCGCCGGCAAGACCACCCTCATGAAGATCCTCTTTGGGTTGGTGCAGCCCGATGAGGGCGAGATCTACCTCCGGGGTCGGCGCGTGCACGTTCGGTCGCCGCAGGACGCCATGGCGCAGGGGATCGGCATGGTGCACCAGACGCGCAGGCTCGTGGCCTCACACACCGTGTTCGAGAACCTGATCCTCGGCCATCCCCGGTCCGGTGGGTTCATACGTCTGCGGCGCGCCCGCGAGGAAGTGGACGCCCTGTGCCGCCGTCACGGTCTGGCCGTCGACCTTGGGGCGAAGGTGTGGCAGCTGGCGGAGGGCCAGAAGCAGTGGGTGGAGATTCTGAAGGCCCTCTACGCCGGCGCCCGGATCCTGATCCTCGACGAGCCCACCTCCGCGCTCACGCCGCCCGAGGTGACGGCGCTGCTCGGAGCCCTCCGGGCGCTCGTCCGGGATCAGGGCGTGACGGTCCTCCTCGTGACCCACAAGCTCCCGATTGCGCTCGCGGCAAGCCGCACGGTCACCGTCCTGCGGGCCGGACAGGTCGTGGCGCGGATGGACGCCGCCGAGGCCACGGAACAGGCGCTCATCCGGCACATGATCGGCCACGACGTCTCCGTCAACGCCGCGGAGGGGAGACGGGAGACCCGCCGTCCCGTCCTCCGCGTGGAAGGCCTCTCCGCTCGGAGTGACAAGGGCCTGCCCGCTCTGCGCGACGTCTCGTTCGCGCTCGACGAGGGCGAGATCCTCGGAGTCGCCGGCGTGACCGGCAACGGCCAGGACGAACTGGCGCAGGTGCTGGCCGGTCTGCGCCCCGCGCTGTCGGGCCGCGTGCTGTTCGAGGGCCGTGACGTCACGCGATCGGCGCCCGCGCACAGATGGCGCATGGGCATCGGCTACGTGCCCGCGGAACGTCTCGAGGTCGCGTCCATCGCCGCGTTCTCGCTCGTCGAGAACGTGGCGCTCAATTATCATTTCGATCCGGGCTTCCACCGGCGGGGGCTGTTCGACTACCCCGGGTTGGAACGGCTTACCCGGCACATCCTCTCCACGTTCGACGTCAAGGCGCGACACCCGCACGCGCCGGCGCACCATCTCTCCGGCGGAAACTTACAAAAACTGATCATGGGCCGGGTGCTGTCCCGGACCCCGCGCCTCCTGATCGCGCATCTGCCCACCCAGGGGTTGGACGTCCAGGCCATCGCGTTCGTGCGCGGCAAGCTCCTCGAGGCGAGGGCGCAGGGCGCGGCCGTCCTGCTCATTTCGGAAGATCTCGACGAGATCCTGACCCTCAGCGATCGGGTCGCGCCGATGTACGAGGGCAGGCTCGTCGCCTTCCTGCCCCGGAAGCGCGCCGACGCCGACACCGTCGGCGCGATGATGGCGGGGGTCCCGTGA
- a CDS encoding ABC transporter permease — protein MPAMPAAGLAILLALVLSSGLFLLAGADPLAVYGVVFAYAFADPSGVAATINRATYILFCTFAFLVPLRARLWNIGLPGQVYAGALAAFAVAFAVPAPGPSNPIAQALLIGLMTAAAVAAGAAVAGLAGLLRARLQVNEILVTMMLNWILFWLVANLIKAGGPFMSGTAEGEGFSLPATLRPSVVSGVPFTVVLALGAAAVLDVLVAKTTLGYRIRTFGESPAAARYAGINSTRLSMSVFLLGGAFAGLAGYHYFGAVPQLHRIPGNYGYYGDLAFYGIICALIARGSALGAAPVALLFAGLSLGGRFAQGQFQLPFGVDYAMLGLFTMAFVGSQFFYHFRIVWRPASALIGPGISAERP, from the coding sequence ATGCCCGCGATGCCGGCGGCCGGATTGGCGATCCTGCTGGCCCTGGTGCTCTCGAGCGGGCTGTTCCTCCTGGCCGGCGCCGACCCGCTCGCGGTGTACGGCGTCGTATTCGCGTACGCGTTCGCAGATCCGTCCGGCGTCGCCGCGACCATCAACCGGGCCACGTACATCCTGTTCTGCACGTTTGCCTTCCTCGTGCCCCTGCGCGCGAGACTGTGGAACATCGGCCTGCCCGGGCAGGTCTACGCCGGCGCGCTTGCCGCCTTCGCCGTCGCCTTCGCGGTGCCCGCGCCCGGTCCGTCCAATCCCATCGCCCAGGCGCTACTGATCGGGCTCATGACGGCGGCGGCCGTGGCGGCGGGCGCCGCCGTCGCCGGCCTCGCGGGGCTCCTCCGCGCCAGGCTGCAGGTCAACGAGATCCTCGTGACGATGATGCTCAACTGGATTCTGTTCTGGCTCGTGGCGAATCTCATTAAGGCGGGAGGGCCATTCATGAGCGGCACGGCGGAGGGGGAGGGTTTCAGTCTCCCGGCGACCCTGCGTCCGTCCGTCGTGTCCGGCGTCCCGTTCACGGTCGTGCTCGCCCTCGGCGCCGCCGCGGTGCTCGATGTCCTCGTGGCGAAGACGACACTCGGCTACCGGATCCGGACATTCGGCGAAAGTCCCGCGGCCGCCCGGTACGCGGGCATCAATTCGACGAGACTGTCGATGTCCGTGTTCCTCCTCGGTGGGGCCTTCGCGGGGCTGGCCGGCTACCACTACTTCGGCGCCGTCCCGCAGCTGCACCGGATCCCCGGGAACTACGGCTACTACGGCGACCTCGCCTTCTACGGGATCATCTGCGCCCTGATCGCGCGGGGGAGTGCTCTTGGCGCCGCGCCCGTCGCGCTGCTCTTCGCCGGACTGTCGCTGGGGGGACGGTTTGCGCAGGGGCAGTTCCAACTTCCCTTTGGGGTCGACTATGCCATGCTCGGGCTGTTCACGATGGCGTTCGTCGGATCGCAGTTCTTCTACCACTTCCGTATTGTCTGGCGGCCGGCGAGCGCGCTCATCGGGCCCGGCATTTCCGCGGAGCGTCCCTGA
- a CDS encoding ABC transporter permease: MAALLVRALEASTVFTLAALGELVDQRAGVLNVGLEGLMLFGGTLGFITARTTGSHIAGFLVGLAVGAFLGLAHGFFSITLRGDQVVSGMGLWILSFGLTTYIGNPYTGPLGLARIPAFLGLSPFVYLAIVLVAAAWVLLYRTGPGLAIRSVGEDPATAEASGVNVDLTRYLCVVCGGALAGLAGATYTLSYNPVWNYNFLQGWGFISLALVFFSMWNPWILLAGSLLFGAMWELSLSPELVLPGVLSRYLWRTIPFAVTIVILSVISTPWFRTRRGAATPAALGLPYSKE; encoded by the coding sequence ATGGCCGCGCTGCTGGTGCGGGCCCTCGAGGCGTCCACCGTCTTCACGCTCGCGGCGCTCGGCGAGCTCGTCGACCAGCGGGCGGGCGTCCTTAATGTGGGTCTCGAAGGGCTCATGCTGTTCGGCGGGACCCTGGGCTTCATCACGGCGCGGACCACCGGCAGTCACATCGCCGGCTTTCTCGTGGGCCTCGCGGTGGGCGCGTTCCTCGGCCTCGCCCACGGATTCTTTTCCATCACGCTGCGCGGCGACCAGGTGGTGAGCGGGATGGGGCTGTGGATTCTCAGCTTCGGGCTCACCACCTACATTGGGAACCCGTACACCGGGCCGCTCGGGTTGGCGCGGATCCCCGCGTTCCTCGGCCTCTCGCCGTTCGTCTACCTCGCGATCGTCCTGGTGGCCGCGGCGTGGGTCCTGCTCTACCGGACCGGCCCCGGACTCGCGATCCGCTCCGTCGGCGAGGATCCGGCGACCGCGGAGGCCTCCGGCGTCAACGTCGACCTCACCCGGTACCTCTGCGTCGTTTGCGGCGGCGCCCTCGCCGGCCTTGCGGGCGCGACGTACACGCTGTCCTACAACCCCGTGTGGAACTACAACTTTCTTCAGGGCTGGGGATTCATCAGCCTGGCGCTGGTGTTCTTCTCGATGTGGAACCCGTGGATTCTGCTGGCGGGATCGCTGCTCTTCGGGGCGATGTGGGAGCTCTCCCTGAGCCCCGAACTCGTGCTCCCAGGCGTTCTCTCCCGCTACCTGTGGAGAACGATCCCCTTCGCCGTGACCATCGTGATCTTGTCCGTGATCTCGACGCCGTGGTTTCGAACGCGACGGGGCGCCGCCACTCCCGCGGCGCTCGGGCTTCCCTACTCAAAGGAATAG
- a CDS encoding IclR family transcriptional regulator produces MKNTVPKPPAYPIESVDNALKLLRMLRERREVRVSEASRSIGVARSTAHRLLAMLQHHGFVEQDPASRAYVAGPALVDLGAAMLRDRDIRARARPALEALSRETGETVHLIALQGRDVLFLDCVESTRAVRVGNRTGLVLPAHCTSAGKVLLAALPPDRLRDLYPDEHLPALTRRSIRTRARLARELSGVRRRGYATNFGETEDEIGSIGVLIRDRQRSPRAALSVAVPISRLADRVVTASARAALRAAAAIGGALP; encoded by the coding sequence GTGAAGAACACCGTTCCGAAGCCGCCGGCGTACCCGATCGAGTCCGTGGACAACGCGCTCAAGCTGCTGCGGATGCTGCGCGAGCGCCGCGAGGTGCGGGTCTCGGAGGCGAGCCGCTCGATCGGCGTCGCGCGGTCGACGGCGCACCGCCTCCTGGCGATGCTGCAGCACCACGGCTTCGTCGAGCAGGACCCGGCGTCGCGCGCCTACGTCGCGGGGCCGGCGCTCGTCGATCTCGGCGCGGCGATGCTGCGCGACCGCGACATCCGCGCCCGCGCCCGGCCCGCGCTCGAGGCGCTCAGCCGGGAGACGGGCGAGACCGTGCACCTGATCGCGCTGCAGGGACGCGACGTGCTCTTTCTCGACTGCGTCGAGAGCACCAGGGCGGTGCGGGTCGGGAACCGGACGGGTCTCGTGCTCCCGGCCCACTGCACGTCGGCCGGCAAGGTGCTGCTCGCCGCCCTGCCGCCCGACCGTTTGCGGGATCTCTACCCGGACGAGCACCTTCCCGCGCTCACCCGCCGGTCCATCCGGACGCGCGCCCGCCTCGCCCGTGAGCTGAGCGGCGTGCGCAGGCGGGGGTACGCGACGAACTTCGGCGAGACGGAAGACGAGATCGGAAGCATCGGCGTGCTCATCCGGGACCGGCAGCGGAGTCCCCGCGCCGCGCTGAGCGTGGCCGTGCCGATCTCGCGGCTGGCGGACCGGGTGGTCACCGCGTCGGCCCGGGCGGCGCTTCGCGCCGCGGCCGCGATCGGCGGCGCGCTGCCGTGA
- a CDS encoding ornithine cyclodeaminase family protein translates to MSSPDRFLWISEAEAASLVDMETAIAALDDVLRLEAAGQAGNMTKTHVAWTGGSLHAIGATARSLGIAVTKTWVNTPRGSTPLVLLFDAAAGRLLAVIEFFALGQLRTSGISGIATRALAREDARTFALIGTGEQALPQAAAVAAVRPLAAIRVFSRDAERREAFARRVEAALRIRTTAAPSVAEAVRGADIVTLATRATEPFLFSDMVAPGTHVNAVGAITPERAEFEPGLLARCAVLAVDNVAQVRALSSEFTAYFATGAQDWSAVTPLAALVAGAKTRPQEADLTLFKAMGMGISDLAVALRCYRAVLERGLGRPIPHPVRASLRLGPANTTSGGVER, encoded by the coding sequence ATGTCCTCGCCCGACCGGTTCCTCTGGATCTCCGAGGCCGAGGCCGCCTCCCTGGTGGACATGGAGACGGCGATCGCCGCCCTCGACGACGTTCTGCGGCTGGAAGCCGCGGGCCAGGCCGGCAACATGACGAAGACGCACGTGGCCTGGACCGGCGGCAGCCTGCATGCGATCGGGGCGACGGCGCGGTCCCTGGGAATCGCGGTCACGAAGACCTGGGTGAACACGCCGCGCGGGTCCACGCCGCTCGTGCTGCTGTTCGACGCGGCCGCCGGACGCCTCCTCGCCGTGATCGAGTTCTTCGCGTTGGGGCAGTTGCGGACGTCGGGCATCTCCGGGATCGCCACGCGCGCGCTGGCGCGCGAGGACGCCCGGACGTTCGCCCTCATCGGCACCGGCGAGCAGGCGCTGCCGCAGGCCGCTGCGGTGGCGGCGGTGCGGCCGCTGGCCGCGATCCGCGTGTTCAGCCGCGACGCCGAGCGCCGCGAGGCGTTCGCCCGCCGCGTCGAAGCGGCCCTGCGCATCCGCACCACCGCCGCCCCGTCCGTCGCCGAGGCGGTCCGCGGCGCCGACATCGTGACGCTTGCAACACGCGCGACGGAGCCGTTTCTGTTCTCGGATATGGTCGCCCCGGGCACGCACGTGAACGCCGTCGGCGCGATCACGCCCGAGCGGGCGGAGTTCGAACCCGGCCTGCTGGCGCGCTGCGCCGTGCTCGCCGTCGACAACGTCGCCCAGGTGCGCGCCCTCTCCTCCGAGTTCACGGCGTACTTTGCGACCGGCGCGCAAGACTGGTCCGCCGTGACGCCGCTCGCCGCGCTCGTGGCGGGGGCAAAGACGCGTCCCCAGGAGGCGGACCTGACGCTGTTCAAAGCCATGGGCATGGGCATTTCTGATCTCGCCGTCGCTCTGCGCTGTTACCGGGCCGTGCTCGAACGCGGCCTCGGCCGTCCCATCCCCCATCCGGTCCGGGCGAGTCTTCGCCTGGGACCGGCCAACACCACGTCTGGAGGTGTCGAACGATGA
- a CDS encoding AraC family ligand binding domain-containing protein, protein MNEVRATLADRTGFTAKPIDLWPPVVIPKEQLEDEVRRLAGLPAPANGRRSTLIVHPNAQEPGLGLAPGIQVSLNVLLPGERTAPIRHNSTQANFCIQGAGHTIVNGETIRFTQYDVWVHPSMAVYTHHNDTNELHVRLTYSNAALLEKLHIHYVEDNPPTDEPRHAPEHEHEGGAAPAKAFAAPITLDGGAQLMTYERLVNPPVVEQRPLHWPWAKVRAELDKLASLGKEYVGRRLYLLYNPATGRTNGTTNNFFAAITIRPPHIVDKPHRHTSAAINYFFGGTGGSVVEKQTYRWKAGDLMLTAPGFAVHNHRSDDQPVYELTIQDQPLNLAMDSLIWQEDLREAPRVLGSQAGFATNRAAVAGR, encoded by the coding sequence ATGAACGAGGTACGCGCGACGTTAGCCGACCGGACCGGGTTTACCGCGAAGCCGATTGACCTCTGGCCGCCGGTCGTCATCCCGAAGGAGCAGCTCGAGGACGAGGTGCGGCGCCTCGCGGGTCTGCCGGCCCCGGCCAACGGGCGGCGGAGTACCTTGATCGTCCATCCCAATGCCCAAGAGCCGGGCCTCGGCCTCGCCCCGGGCATCCAGGTCTCGCTCAACGTGCTGCTTCCCGGGGAGCGGACCGCGCCGATCCGCCACAACTCGACGCAGGCCAACTTCTGCATCCAGGGCGCCGGGCACACGATCGTGAACGGCGAGACGATCCGCTTCACCCAGTACGACGTGTGGGTCCACCCGTCGATGGCAGTGTACACCCACCACAACGACACCAACGAGCTCCACGTGCGCCTCACCTACAGCAACGCGGCATTGCTCGAGAAACTCCACATCCACTACGTCGAGGACAATCCGCCGACCGATGAGCCGCGGCACGCGCCCGAGCACGAGCACGAGGGCGGCGCCGCACCCGCCAAAGCGTTCGCCGCGCCGATCACCCTCGACGGCGGCGCGCAGCTCATGACGTACGAGCGCCTGGTCAATCCACCCGTCGTCGAGCAGCGGCCGCTGCACTGGCCGTGGGCCAAGGTCCGGGCGGAGCTCGACAAGCTCGCCTCCCTCGGCAAGGAGTACGTCGGCCGCCGCCTCTACCTGCTGTACAACCCGGCGACCGGCCGCACGAACGGCACCACCAACAACTTCTTCGCGGCGATCACGATCCGGCCGCCCCACATCGTGGACAAGCCGCACCGGCACACGTCGGCGGCGATCAACTACTTCTTCGGCGGCACCGGCGGCAGCGTCGTGGAGAAGCAGACCTACCGCTGGAAGGCCGGGGACCTCATGCTGACCGCGCCGGGCTTCGCCGTCCACAACCACCGGTCGGACGACCAGCCCGTGTATGAGCTGACGATCCAGGACCAGCCGCTCAACCTCGCGATGGACTCGCTCATCTGGCAGGAAGACCTCCGCGAGGCGCCGCGGGTCCTGGGCTCCCAGGCCGGGTTCGCCACCAACCGCGCGGCCGTCGCGGGCCGGTAA
- the dapA gene encoding 4-hydroxy-tetrahydrodipicolinate synthase: MMPLARTFLRGSYPPLVTPFAGGAVDYDTYARLIEFQIAEGSHGIVVNGTTGEPSTLAAEERARLVKVAVDTVHGRVPVVAATGSQSHAETVWLTEQADDAGADAVLIVTPYYLRPPQRGLVEYFVDVGRRTDLPCLLYHIPGRAAVSLEVDTIERIAARLPTLVGLKQAANDLGFVSEVLDRFGPDFRVFVGLEELSFPMLAIGAAGLMNAVGNVAPRKVAELYEAVASGSLAEGRALHASLFEVNRAVFWDTNPIPIKYMMTRLGLLPRNEHRLPMVPADERLAARLDALLERARLGPTARPVGTA; the protein is encoded by the coding sequence ATGATGCCGCTCGCGCGGACGTTCCTGCGCGGATCCTACCCGCCGCTCGTCACGCCGTTTGCCGGCGGGGCCGTGGACTACGACACCTATGCCCGCCTGATCGAATTTCAAATCGCGGAGGGATCGCACGGGATCGTCGTCAACGGCACCACCGGCGAGCCGAGCACGCTCGCGGCCGAAGAACGCGCGCGGCTGGTCAAGGTCGCCGTCGACACGGTACACGGCCGCGTCCCGGTGGTCGCGGCCACGGGCTCCCAGTCCCACGCCGAGACCGTCTGGCTGACGGAGCAGGCGGACGACGCGGGCGCCGACGCCGTCCTGATCGTCACCCCCTACTACCTCCGCCCGCCGCAGCGCGGGCTCGTGGAGTACTTCGTGGACGTGGGACGGCGCACCGATCTCCCCTGCCTGCTCTACCACATCCCGGGCCGGGCGGCCGTGTCGCTCGAGGTCGATACGATCGAGCGGATCGCGGCGCGGCTGCCGACGCTCGTCGGCCTCAAGCAGGCCGCGAACGATCTCGGGTTCGTGAGCGAGGTGCTGGACCGCTTCGGACCCGACTTCCGGGTGTTCGTGGGCCTCGAGGAGCTGAGTTTCCCGATGCTGGCCATCGGGGCCGCCGGGCTCATGAACGCCGTCGGCAACGTCGCGCCGCGCAAGGTGGCCGAGCTGTACGAGGCGGTCGCCTCCGGCTCGCTCGCCGAGGGCCGGGCGTTGCACGCCTCGCTGTTCGAAGTGAACCGCGCGGTGTTCTGGGACACCAACCCCATCCCGATCAAGTACATGATGACGCGCCTCGGGCTGCTGCCCCGGAACGAACACCGGTTGCCGATGGTCCCGGCGGACGAGCGGCTCGCGGCGCGGCTGGATGCCCTGCTGGAACGCGCGCGGCTCGGCCCGACGGCCCGGCCGGTCGGCACCGCCTGA